A stretch of Anaeromyxobacter dehalogenans 2CP-1 DNA encodes these proteins:
- a CDS encoding adenosine deaminase — protein sequence MARELSDLHIHVGGAVAPHILWSIAHDQGFKLPVASYWEFKELISARPGKVRSLDEYLAVMHEWTEKIQSSPQAMERSVYEVIGKEYRSSRVSLIELRFNPMKRNVGGERDLDHIIHAALRGMDRAVLEYGVQAGLIFCLAREFPAHLNEILVEKAIKYRRRGVVGIDLAGTERHALELMPEEVGRYRELYARARRAGLKTTVHTGETATTGAEGVRAVVEQLEPHRIGHGICAARDEKVMDLLRERGVVLEICPSSNLATRAVGSIEELGQVLARFWDRGVRFTINTDGPYLLDTNMRAEVRLLRESGVLAEEQIDQALRWAREATFIGELP from the coding sequence ATGGCACGCGAGCTCTCGGACCTGCACATCCACGTCGGCGGCGCGGTGGCGCCGCACATCCTGTGGTCCATCGCCCACGACCAGGGCTTCAAGCTGCCGGTCGCGAGCTACTGGGAGTTCAAGGAGCTGATCTCGGCGCGCCCGGGGAAGGTGCGGTCGCTGGACGAGTACCTGGCGGTGATGCACGAGTGGACCGAGAAGATCCAGTCGTCCCCGCAGGCGATGGAGCGCAGCGTCTACGAGGTCATCGGCAAGGAGTACCGCTCGTCGCGGGTCTCGCTCATCGAGCTGCGCTTCAACCCGATGAAGCGCAACGTCGGCGGCGAGCGCGACCTCGACCACATCATCCACGCCGCGCTGCGCGGGATGGACCGGGCCGTCCTCGAGTACGGCGTGCAGGCCGGGCTCATCTTCTGCCTGGCGCGCGAGTTCCCCGCGCACCTGAACGAGATCCTGGTCGAGAAGGCCATCAAGTACCGGCGGCGCGGCGTGGTCGGCATCGACCTGGCGGGCACCGAGCGCCACGCGCTCGAGCTGATGCCGGAGGAGGTCGGGCGGTACCGCGAGCTGTACGCGCGGGCGCGGCGCGCCGGGCTGAAGACGACCGTGCACACCGGCGAGACCGCCACCACCGGCGCCGAGGGGGTCCGGGCGGTGGTGGAGCAGCTCGAGCCGCACCGCATCGGCCATGGCATCTGCGCGGCGCGGGACGAGAAGGTCATGGACCTGCTCCGCGAGCGCGGCGTGGTGCTGGAGATCTGCCCCAGCTCGAACCTCGCCACGCGGGCGGTGGGGTCGATCGAGGAGCTGGGGCAGGTGCTCGCGCGCTTCTGGGATCGCGGCGTGCGGTTCACCATCAACACCGACGGCCCGTACCTGCTCGACACGAACATGCGCGCCGAGGTGCGCCTGCTGCGCGAGTCCGGCGTGCTCGCGGAGGAGCAGATCGACCAGGCCCTGCGGTGGGCCCGGGAGGCCACCTTCATCGGCGAGCTGCCCTGA
- the gcvPB gene encoding aminomethyl-transferring glycine dehydrogenase subunit GcvPB has protein sequence MANPTGWKPSMEQDAKGGAAAAEAPGLGGAVRGLAYEEPLVFEHGSRGRCGVSLPPPPADFDAGDLPAALVRPAVDGLPELSELEVVRHFTRLSSWNHGIDTGFYPLGSCTMKYNPKSSEALARLPGFADLHPLAPAELAQGALELMYRLERALSEIAGFDATTLAPAAGAQGELTGLMLIRAYHEARGNPRKKVLIPDTAHGTNPASSALNGYAVVQLASGPDGRLHPETVRAAMDEDVAAIMITNPNTLGVFESHIAEIAAIVHAKGGLVYGDGANMNALLGVARPGDMGFDVMQYNLHKTFATPHGGGGPGSGPVAVKAALAPYLPLPLVVKEGERFRLVTEARERPATVGKLREFWGNFGMFVRAWALIREYGPDGVRATAELAVLNANYVRKQLEGTYHLPYPTDSLHEVVFDDAQQKDAGVTTMDVAKRLIDHGFHPPTIYFPLVVHGALMIEPTETESRETLDAFVAAMKAIAEEAKADPEAVRAAPTRPVRARLDETRAARKPVLRWQPGMNVE, from the coding sequence ATGGCGAACCCGACCGGCTGGAAGCCCAGCATGGAGCAGGACGCGAAGGGCGGCGCCGCCGCGGCCGAGGCGCCCGGCCTGGGCGGCGCGGTGCGCGGCCTCGCCTACGAGGAGCCGCTCGTGTTCGAGCACGGCTCGCGCGGGCGCTGCGGCGTCTCGTTGCCGCCGCCCCCCGCCGACTTCGACGCGGGCGACCTCCCCGCCGCGCTGGTGCGCCCGGCGGTGGACGGGCTGCCGGAGCTGTCCGAGCTGGAGGTGGTCCGGCACTTCACCCGGCTCTCCTCCTGGAACCACGGCATCGACACCGGGTTCTACCCGCTCGGCTCCTGCACCATGAAGTACAACCCGAAGTCGAGCGAGGCCCTGGCGCGCCTGCCCGGCTTCGCCGACCTCCACCCGCTCGCGCCCGCCGAGCTGGCGCAGGGCGCGCTCGAGCTCATGTACCGGCTGGAGCGGGCGCTGTCCGAGATCGCCGGGTTCGACGCCACCACGCTCGCGCCCGCCGCGGGCGCGCAGGGCGAGCTGACCGGCCTCATGCTCATCCGCGCCTACCACGAGGCGCGCGGCAACCCGCGCAAGAAGGTGCTCATCCCCGACACCGCGCACGGCACCAACCCCGCGTCGTCGGCGCTGAACGGCTACGCGGTGGTGCAGCTCGCCTCCGGCCCCGACGGCCGCCTCCACCCGGAGACGGTCCGCGCCGCCATGGACGAGGACGTCGCGGCCATCATGATCACGAACCCGAACACGCTGGGCGTGTTCGAGTCGCACATCGCCGAGATCGCCGCGATCGTCCACGCGAAGGGCGGGCTGGTGTACGGCGACGGCGCGAACATGAACGCGCTGCTCGGCGTGGCGCGGCCCGGCGACATGGGCTTCGACGTCATGCAGTACAACCTGCACAAGACGTTCGCGACGCCGCACGGCGGCGGCGGCCCGGGCTCGGGCCCGGTGGCGGTGAAGGCGGCGCTCGCGCCGTACCTGCCGCTCCCGCTGGTGGTGAAGGAGGGCGAGCGGTTCCGGCTGGTCACCGAGGCGCGCGAGCGGCCCGCCACCGTCGGCAAGCTGCGCGAGTTCTGGGGCAACTTCGGCATGTTCGTGCGGGCCTGGGCGCTCATCCGCGAGTACGGCCCGGACGGCGTGCGCGCCACCGCCGAGCTGGCGGTGCTGAACGCGAACTACGTGCGCAAGCAGCTGGAGGGCACCTACCACCTGCCCTACCCCACCGACTCGCTCCACGAGGTGGTGTTCGACGACGCCCAGCAGAAGGACGCCGGCGTCACGACCATGGACGTGGCGAAGCGCCTCATCGACCACGGCTTCCACCCGCCCACCATCTACTTCCCGCTGGTGGTGCACGGCGCGCTCATGATCGAGCCGACCGAGACCGAGTCGCGCGAGACGCTGGACGCGTTCGTCGCGGCGATGAAGGCCATCGCCGAGGAGGCGAAGGCCGATCCGGAGGCGGTGCGTGCCGCGCCCACCCGGCCCGTCCGCGCGCGCCTCGACGAGACGCGCGCGGCGCGCAAGCCCGTGCTGCGCTGGCAGCCGGGCATGAACGTCGAGTAG
- the gcvH gene encoding glycine cleavage system protein GcvH, with protein MEIPEDLRYTREHEWARRKGSAIVVGITDFAQQQLGDVVYVELPDVGDPVKKGESFGVVESTKAVSELFAPISGKVIEVNDPLSDAPETINEDPYEEGWMITIEPSDPKDLEALMDAAAYKAFVEEQE; from the coding sequence ATGGAAATCCCCGAGGACCTCAGGTACACGCGCGAGCACGAGTGGGCGCGCCGCAAGGGCAGCGCGATCGTGGTCGGCATCACCGACTTCGCCCAGCAGCAGCTCGGCGACGTCGTCTACGTCGAGCTCCCGGACGTCGGCGACCCCGTCAAGAAGGGCGAGTCGTTCGGCGTGGTCGAGTCCACCAAGGCCGTCTCCGAGCTGTTCGCCCCGATCTCCGGCAAGGTGATCGAGGTGAACGACCCGCTCTCCGACGCGCCCGAGACCATCAACGAGGATCCGTACGAGGAGGGCTGGATGATCACCATCGAGCCGTCCGATCCGAAGGACCTCGAGGCGCTGATGGACGCCGCCGCCTACAAGGCGTTCGTCGAGGAGCAGGAGTAG
- a CDS encoding methylglyoxal synthase, producing MPQVQRVPMRAVKNVVLIAHDSRKQDLLDWVKYNRPVLREHRLFATGTTGALVQAQTDLPVTRFKSGPLGGDQQVGAKIAEGELDVLVFFWDPLEPQPHDPDVKALLRIAVLYNIPTACNRATADFLVASSLFHGEYERIVEDHAAKRQAWLAGQGRR from the coding sequence ATGCCCCAGGTGCAGCGCGTCCCGATGCGCGCGGTCAAGAACGTGGTCCTCATCGCGCACGACAGCCGCAAGCAGGACCTGCTGGACTGGGTGAAGTACAACCGGCCGGTGCTCCGCGAGCACCGCCTGTTCGCCACCGGCACCACCGGCGCGCTGGTGCAGGCGCAGACCGACCTCCCGGTGACCCGCTTCAAGAGCGGTCCGCTCGGCGGCGACCAGCAGGTCGGCGCGAAGATCGCCGAGGGCGAGCTGGACGTGCTGGTGTTCTTCTGGGATCCGCTCGAGCCGCAGCCGCACGATCCGGACGTGAAGGCGCTGCTGCGGATCGCGGTGCTCTACAACATCCCCACCGCGTGCAACCGCGCCACCGCCGACTTCCTGGTGGCGTCGTCGCTGTTCCACGGTGAGTACGAGCGGATCGTGGAGGACCACGCCGCGAAGCGGCAGGCCTGGCTGGCCGGCCAGGGTCGGCGGTAG
- the gcvT gene encoding glycine cleavage system aminomethyltransferase GcvT, with protein sequence MALRTPLHDTHVRAGARIVEFAGWQMPVQYSGILAEHETVRTRVGLFDVSHMGEVVFRGPRAIAALGRLFTNDLSKVADGQAQYGCLCRDSGGIVDDVVVYRRSAEDLLVCVNAGNRQKDFEWLAGHAAGADVRNESDDWAQLALQGPLAAQLLQRLTTVNLSAMRSYRFGEGEVAGVRCIVARTGYTGEDGFELFCRSDLGPRLWDALMEAGVPERIAPCGLGARDSLRLEMAYRLYGSDMDETTTPLEAGLAWVVKLDKGDFIGREALLKQKEQGLSRKLVGFQLTDAGIPRHGYPVLQDGRKVGDVTSGTKSPSLGTAIGLAYVPPALAAEGSTFAVEIRGRAAAAKAVKTPFYTRK encoded by the coding sequence ATGGCCCTGCGCACGCCCCTTCACGACACGCACGTCCGCGCAGGCGCACGGATCGTGGAGTTCGCCGGCTGGCAGATGCCGGTCCAGTACTCGGGCATCCTCGCCGAGCACGAGACCGTCCGCACCCGCGTCGGCCTGTTCGACGTCTCGCACATGGGCGAGGTCGTGTTCCGCGGCCCGCGGGCGATCGCGGCGCTCGGCCGCCTGTTCACGAACGACCTCTCCAAGGTCGCCGACGGCCAGGCGCAGTACGGCTGCCTGTGCCGCGACTCCGGCGGCATCGTGGACGACGTGGTGGTCTACCGCCGCTCCGCCGAGGACCTGCTCGTCTGCGTCAACGCCGGCAACCGGCAGAAGGACTTCGAGTGGCTGGCGGGCCACGCCGCCGGCGCCGACGTCCGCAACGAGTCGGACGACTGGGCGCAGCTCGCGCTCCAGGGGCCGCTCGCCGCCCAGCTCCTGCAGCGGCTCACCACCGTGAACCTCTCGGCGATGCGCAGCTACCGCTTCGGCGAGGGCGAGGTGGCCGGCGTCCGCTGCATCGTGGCCCGCACCGGCTACACCGGCGAGGACGGCTTCGAGCTGTTCTGCCGCTCCGACCTGGGCCCGCGGCTCTGGGACGCGCTCATGGAGGCGGGCGTGCCCGAGCGCATCGCCCCCTGCGGCCTCGGCGCCCGCGACTCGCTGCGGCTCGAGATGGCGTACCGCCTCTACGGCTCGGACATGGACGAGACCACCACGCCGCTCGAGGCCGGGCTGGCCTGGGTGGTGAAGCTCGACAAGGGCGACTTCATCGGCCGCGAGGCGCTGCTCAAGCAGAAGGAGCAGGGGCTCTCGCGCAAGCTGGTGGGGTTCCAGCTCACCGACGCGGGCATCCCGCGGCACGGCTACCCGGTGCTGCAGGACGGCCGCAAGGTGGGGGACGTGACCAGCGGGACCAAGAGCCCGTCGCTCGGCACCGCCATCGGGCTCGCCTACGTGCCCCCCGCGCTCGCCGCCGAGGGCTCCACCTTCGCAGTCGAGATCCGCGGCCGGGCCGCGGCGGCCAAGGCCGTGAAGACGCCGTTCTACACTCGGAAGTGA
- the folD gene encoding bifunctional methylenetetrahydrofolate dehydrogenase/methenyltetrahydrofolate cyclohydrolase FolD, giving the protein MNLIDGKQIAAKVKGEVATEVRALAARGVQTGLTVVRVGDDPASAIYVRGKRKDCEEVGITSVEHHLPATTTQAELLALIARLNADPAVHGILVQLPLPKHVDERAVLDAISPAKDADGFHPFNVGALSIGIAGVPRPCTPAGVMRMLDEAKVDPKGKRALVVGRSNIVGKPMAMMLLERHATVTLAHSRTADLAGEVGRADILVAAIGKAELVKGAWVKEGAVVIDVGMNRLADGKLVGDVEFAAAAARASAITPVPGGVGPMTRAMLLVNTVELAKRTVR; this is encoded by the coding sequence ATGAACCTCATCGACGGCAAGCAGATCGCGGCGAAGGTGAAGGGCGAGGTGGCGACCGAGGTCCGCGCGCTGGCCGCCCGCGGCGTGCAGACGGGCCTCACCGTGGTCCGGGTGGGCGACGACCCCGCCTCCGCGATCTACGTGCGCGGGAAGCGCAAGGACTGCGAGGAGGTTGGCATCACCTCGGTGGAGCACCACCTCCCGGCCACCACCACGCAGGCCGAGCTGCTCGCCCTCATCGCGCGGCTGAACGCCGACCCGGCGGTGCACGGCATCCTGGTGCAGCTCCCGCTGCCGAAGCACGTGGACGAGCGCGCCGTGCTCGACGCCATCTCGCCCGCCAAGGACGCGGACGGCTTCCATCCGTTCAACGTGGGCGCGCTCTCGATCGGCATCGCCGGCGTGCCGCGCCCCTGCACGCCCGCCGGCGTGATGCGCATGCTCGACGAGGCGAAGGTCGATCCGAAGGGCAAGCGCGCGCTGGTGGTCGGCCGCTCCAACATCGTCGGCAAGCCCATGGCGATGATGCTGCTCGAGCGGCACGCCACCGTGACCCTCGCCCACTCCCGCACCGCGGATCTCGCCGGGGAGGTCGGCCGCGCCGACATCCTGGTGGCCGCCATCGGCAAGGCCGAGCTGGTGAAGGGCGCCTGGGTCAAGGAGGGCGCGGTGGTGATCGACGTCGGCATGAACCGCCTCGCCGACGGGAAGCTGGTGGGCGACGTGGAGTTCGCGGCGGCCGCCGCGCGCGCCTCGGCGATCACGCCGGTGCCGGGCGGCGTCGGCCCGATGACGCGCGCCATGCTGCTCGTCAACACGGTGGAGCTGGCGAAGCGGACGGTGCGGTGA
- a CDS encoding metallophosphoesterase, with the protein MRRCARALAAMAVALVGAAGCCTCVDLDYTYRSGAARAPAAAPPLSPLLRVLHVADIGEPNCQQRAISDGMAAAHRRAPFDLAVAPGDNVYNCGPDATLPGAAECRFADDGNTVAAGYAGPADPTFARFEDAFAPLAGVPIHLALGNHDVATAGSCAVPGVEPATAARRKACLEVAHASPLWAMPGRHHLVDRGPARFIVVDTNLLKGDYGGFTFADEEAFVAAAAAGCDARACFLVGHHPAVTAGSHHDDATPEYLARVDRLLAAGQGRIRAWLAGHDHDLQHLRTPGGVDVLVSGNGSRARGAERFREISAPGAELLFASVRWGFGVLEVGDGGWRYRFESDDGAALYCCAASGSGRCEPVACR; encoded by the coding sequence GTGAGGCGCTGCGCCCGGGCGCTCGCGGCCATGGCCGTGGCGCTCGTGGGCGCCGCCGGCTGCTGCACCTGCGTCGACCTCGACTACACCTACCGGAGCGGCGCGGCCCGCGCCCCGGCGGCCGCCCCGCCCCTCTCGCCCCTGCTCCGCGTGCTGCACGTCGCGGACATCGGCGAGCCGAACTGCCAGCAGCGCGCCATCTCCGACGGCATGGCCGCGGCGCACCGGCGGGCGCCGTTCGACCTCGCGGTCGCCCCCGGCGACAACGTCTACAACTGCGGGCCGGACGCCACCCTCCCCGGCGCCGCCGAGTGCCGCTTCGCCGACGACGGGAACACGGTCGCCGCCGGGTACGCCGGCCCGGCCGACCCGACCTTCGCGCGCTTCGAGGACGCGTTCGCGCCGCTCGCGGGCGTGCCCATCCACCTCGCGCTCGGGAACCACGACGTCGCCACCGCCGGGAGCTGCGCGGTGCCGGGCGTGGAGCCGGCCACCGCGGCGCGGCGCAAGGCCTGCCTGGAGGTGGCGCACGCCTCGCCGCTCTGGGCCATGCCCGGTCGCCACCACCTCGTCGATCGCGGACCGGCCCGCTTCATCGTGGTGGACACGAACCTCCTGAAGGGCGACTACGGCGGCTTCACCTTCGCCGACGAGGAGGCGTTCGTGGCGGCGGCGGCCGCGGGCTGCGACGCGCGCGCCTGCTTCCTGGTCGGCCACCACCCGGCCGTCACCGCCGGCTCGCACCACGACGACGCCACGCCGGAGTACCTCGCGCGCGTCGATCGCCTGCTCGCGGCCGGCCAGGGCCGGATCCGGGCCTGGCTCGCCGGCCACGATCACGACCTGCAGCACCTGCGGACGCCGGGCGGCGTGGACGTGCTCGTGTCCGGCAACGGCTCCCGCGCCCGCGGCGCCGAGCGGTTCCGCGAGATCTCCGCGCCGGGCGCCGAACTGCTGTTCGCGTCGGTGCGCTGGGGGTTCGGCGTGCTCGAGGTGGGGGACGGCGGCTGGCGCTACCGCTTCGAGTCGGACGACGGCGCCGCGCTCTACTGCTGCGCGGCCAGCGGGTCGGGGCGGTGCGAGCCGGTCGCATGCCGGTGA
- a CDS encoding TonB family protein: MAFLGPSLRRRKVDERPGTRTTAAILLSLAFNALILLILGRVGAFQLGKPATVRPVALAPLTADQWAANRAIVGGQPPPAAAPRPSDLPKIPPPPPPPEERRAHGQIVDVAPSKDSRPPKDSRFLSDRDNTVEKESRSRFAGTQAFENTLPAPSDGLKRKAPPPPPEAGENGQAAKSTPGKEGPAAPHGTGGEKLVIPEQRAQERLAVAPRPDAPGAGDVPVAPRTDQQRLSGGGQALQVPGGAGAQGGGRKSGIDRRLLPDPQNLARIAGGPSPDRLDGVEEGDSTALNTRSFKYATFINRVGMAIYREWDPNRAYQARDPEGKVYPARDRTTSIELVLDGSGAIRFVKLLDSSGLDFLDQEVVRAARAAGPFPNPPAGLVDASGQIHLALAYTLEMRRASRVQVLMPSLPSQRPYPE, encoded by the coding sequence ATGGCGTTCCTGGGCCCCAGCCTGCGACGGAGGAAGGTGGACGAGCGGCCGGGCACCCGGACCACCGCCGCCATCCTGCTGTCGCTCGCCTTCAACGCCTTGATCTTGCTGATCCTCGGCCGGGTGGGCGCCTTCCAGCTGGGAAAGCCCGCCACGGTGCGGCCGGTGGCGCTCGCGCCGCTCACCGCGGATCAGTGGGCGGCGAACCGCGCCATCGTGGGCGGCCAGCCGCCGCCCGCCGCCGCGCCGAGGCCGTCGGACCTCCCGAAGATCCCGCCGCCCCCGCCGCCGCCGGAGGAGCGCCGGGCGCACGGGCAGATCGTGGACGTGGCGCCGTCGAAGGACTCGCGCCCGCCGAAGGACTCCCGCTTCCTGTCCGACCGCGACAACACGGTCGAGAAGGAGTCGCGCTCGCGCTTCGCGGGGACGCAGGCGTTCGAGAACACCCTCCCGGCGCCGTCCGACGGCCTGAAGCGCAAGGCGCCGCCGCCACCGCCCGAGGCCGGCGAGAACGGCCAGGCGGCGAAGAGCACGCCGGGCAAGGAGGGGCCGGCGGCGCCGCACGGCACCGGCGGAGAGAAGCTGGTCATCCCGGAGCAGCGGGCGCAGGAGCGGCTGGCGGTCGCGCCGCGCCCGGACGCGCCCGGCGCGGGCGACGTGCCGGTCGCGCCCCGGACCGACCAGCAGCGGCTGAGCGGCGGCGGCCAGGCGCTGCAGGTGCCCGGCGGCGCCGGCGCGCAGGGCGGCGGCCGCAAGTCGGGCATCGATCGGCGGCTCCTGCCGGATCCGCAGAACCTCGCGCGCATCGCCGGCGGGCCCAGCCCGGACCGGCTCGACGGCGTGGAGGAGGGCGACTCCACCGCGCTCAACACCCGCTCGTTCAAGTACGCCACGTTCATCAACCGCGTGGGCATGGCCATCTACCGCGAGTGGGATCCGAACCGGGCGTACCAGGCGCGGGATCCCGAGGGGAAGGTCTACCCCGCGCGCGACCGCACCACGTCGATCGAGCTGGTGCTCGACGGCAGCGGCGCGATCCGCTTCGTGAAGCTGCTCGACTCGAGCGGCCTGGACTTCCTCGACCAGGAGGTGGTCCGGGCGGCGCGGGCGGCCGGGCCGTTCCCGAACCCGCCGGCGGGCCTGGTCGACGCGAGCGGGCAGATCCACCTCGCGCTGGCGTACACGCTGGAGATGCGGCGGGCCTCGCGCGTGCAGGTGCTCATGCCCTCGCTGCCCTCGCAGCGCCCGTACCCGGAATGA
- the gcvPA gene encoding aminomethyl-transferring glycine dehydrogenase subunit GcvPA — MRYHPHTPDDVRAMLDVVGAERVDDLFRSIPQALRLDRPLDLPPAADEIALFSELRRLAARNETAHPPFVGAGCYPHHVPPVVDQLLLRGEFFTAYTPYQPEISQGTLQALFEWQTFVCLLTGMDVSNASMYDGATATAEAALMAGRITGRDKVVVSAALHPEYRKVLATYLRSTGDEIVTVPFGADGRTDLAALAQAVDGRTACVILGYPNFLGVVDALPEAAALARAAGALTVAATAEAVSLGLLQAPGALGADVAVGTFQSFGNPMSFGGPAPGFFATREKSLRQMPGRVAGATVDKQGRRGFVLTLSTREQHIRREKATSNICTNSGLCALASTIHLSLLGKRGLAELARLNHGRARMLRDAMERAGCRPVFSGPYFNEQVFDVGDAEAVVAKLAKRGIVAGAPLARWYPDAPHAKGALLCAATELHGPELIQLFASTVRS; from the coding sequence TTGCGATACCACCCGCACACCCCGGACGACGTCCGCGCCATGCTCGACGTCGTCGGCGCGGAGCGCGTCGACGACCTGTTCCGCTCGATCCCGCAGGCGCTCCGGCTCGACCGCCCGCTCGACCTGCCGCCCGCGGCGGACGAGATCGCGCTGTTCTCCGAGCTGCGGCGCCTGGCGGCGCGCAACGAGACGGCCCACCCGCCGTTCGTCGGCGCGGGGTGCTACCCGCACCACGTGCCACCGGTGGTGGACCAGCTCCTGCTCCGCGGCGAGTTCTTCACCGCGTACACGCCCTACCAGCCGGAGATCTCGCAGGGCACGCTGCAGGCGCTGTTCGAGTGGCAGACGTTCGTGTGCCTGCTGACCGGCATGGACGTGTCGAACGCGTCCATGTACGACGGCGCGACCGCCACCGCCGAGGCGGCGCTCATGGCCGGCCGCATCACCGGGCGCGACAAGGTGGTGGTCTCCGCCGCGCTGCACCCCGAGTACCGCAAGGTGCTCGCCACGTACCTGCGCTCGACCGGCGACGAGATCGTCACGGTGCCGTTCGGCGCCGACGGGCGCACCGACCTCGCCGCGCTGGCGCAGGCGGTGGACGGCCGGACCGCCTGCGTCATCCTCGGCTACCCGAACTTCCTCGGCGTGGTGGACGCGCTGCCCGAGGCGGCCGCCCTCGCCCGGGCGGCCGGCGCGCTCACCGTCGCGGCCACCGCCGAGGCGGTCTCGCTCGGCCTCCTCCAGGCGCCGGGCGCGCTCGGCGCGGACGTCGCGGTGGGCACGTTCCAGAGCTTCGGCAACCCCATGTCCTTCGGCGGCCCGGCGCCGGGGTTCTTCGCCACCCGCGAGAAGAGCCTGCGCCAGATGCCCGGCCGCGTGGCGGGCGCGACGGTGGACAAGCAGGGGCGGCGCGGCTTCGTGCTCACGCTCTCCACCCGCGAGCAGCACATCCGCCGCGAGAAGGCCACGTCCAACATCTGCACCAACTCCGGCCTGTGCGCGCTGGCCTCCACCATCCACCTGTCGCTCCTCGGCAAGCGCGGCCTCGCCGAGCTGGCGCGCCTCAACCACGGGCGCGCCCGCATGCTGCGCGACGCGATGGAGCGGGCCGGCTGCCGCCCGGTGTTCTCCGGGCCGTACTTCAACGAGCAGGTGTTCGACGTGGGCGACGCGGAGGCGGTGGTGGCGAAGCTCGCGAAGCGCGGCATCGTGGCCGGCGCGCCGCTGGCGCGCTGGTACCCGGACGCGCCGCACGCGAAGGGCGCGCTGCTCTGTGCGGCGACCGAGCTGCACGGCCCCGAGCTCATCCAGCTCTTCGCGAGCACGGTGAGGAGCTAG